Part of the Rhizoctonia solani chromosome 2, complete sequence genome is shown below.
GAGGGCAGGTTAACGGGTGTGACTTGTTCATAGCAGCAGCTTCGAACAGGTAGAGAACGGAGTGGGCAACGGGAGTCAAAGGCATGGTGAGGATCTAAGTGTGATGAAAAGGATAAATGTGAGATAGTGGTGATAGACTGCTAAGTAGCTCAAGTAGTAGCTGGGACTGCAAAGATCACGTTTGGGGGTATTGCTACCTGCGAGCATTGGTTCTTTTGTATCATGGCCTCCAGGATTACAATCACATGTCTCATGGCGATCATAAGAAAGTGCTACCTTGTCTCAGACTTTGTCTGCTGGATCCTCAAAGCTCCGCtgtcatgccaagccaatcaatACCGTTAAAGGAAGCAGTTTTCAGCTAAGGCATTACCCATATTAGGCATCTCAGCCGTATTCAATCTTTGGCTGTCTGTATCTACATTTGATTTTCTCAAGTGGGAACCCCCACAGCCAAAATTAACTGATGACAGTCAGATTGCAGATTGTTTGAGCTAAGATAAATGCGGGGGTAAATTAAGTTTCAGTGCAAGGCTTGGATCATCTTGGAACGATTCCCTGTGCCTTAGAATCTTGTATAAAATatgttcttttcttttgaAGGCTTGATGAACAACAACCGTGGATGTTCACTCAATTGTTGGTTTCAAGAATTCATTTTGTTTTTAATCAATTCTATCATGTGGCGGAATAAGGTTTGTCACCTTATTAAGATCCAATGTTTCCTTTCTAACTTTGTTACTCACCTTTCCACAATTGGAGAAATGCTGCTCACGTCATGCTGGACGCTTGCACGCAAATACTTTATCAGCAGTGCTTGCAGAAAAAAGTGCAATATTGGGTTCAATAGTTCCATTGTTGAAAGGCTTGCGTCAAGACCTAAGGTACTGGTCTTAAGGGTTGTGGCGCACCGCTGGTGCCAACATTTGACAGGCACATTCTAGAACAGGCACTATGGCAGCTCAAATTAAACAGTCTCTTTTGTTGAGTTCCGCAGTCTGGTAGTGAAACACAGCCTATTGAGTACGGAAACGCAAGACAGACACACCCAACCCTGGTAAATGATATCCATGCGCAGACCATTATGAGCAATCACACAACCTTGACGCAACATGTGATCAGCAGTGCGGGGACATGCAATCAATACTGATCTTGGTTTGACATGAGATTTGCCATGTATTTCATGGCAACAAGTGATACGGTATCATGGCTTAATCAATCAGGATTTTGCATGGCTGACTGCTCTTATGTCTGTACCTGAGGCCGTGGATATGACAATCAGTCTTGGTAAATTCCTTTTGACCAATAACGTTATTTGTGCGGTTGTTCATCTGATTTTGGTTTGATTGATTATAAGTACTCTGAAGCTCACAGAAGACCATCTAACTAACGGGTTTTACCTTGAAACCAACTTCTCTCCTCTTGATCTTTGTACCTTCTGCTTTTCTCAACCATGTCTTCACGCTATTCATCTCCAAACTATACTGAGGACAAGGCAACCTTTGAAACTGATAAAAGGGAGCAGATTGACAAGAACTTACCCAAGATCAAGCTGGTGACGCTTAGGGAGTGGCTGGCAATTTGGCTTTGCTTGGACCGTGAGTCAACGCCTGAGCTCCGAGATGCGTTTGGCTTGTGTAGCCATTTCTATGATCCAGAGTCAAGGAGGCTGCGACGCGCTCAAATTACCTTCAACGATTGCCGCCCGCTGAATAACCAAACTGTCCATCAACTTGCGGATGTTGACTCAATGATTGGCGTTGTTCCAAGAAACATGCCTTTGATTCCTGTACCCACTCTCAAGACTGTCAAGTATTACATGATGAGAAGCAAATCGTATACTCTTACCTCTGACCTCCATATTGGGCCAGTCAAAGTATTGATGGATGACCGTACTTTAGTAAGCAATCCCCACATACACTCATTGTCATTAGCATACCACTCACCATGTTTTGCTTTGATTTAGGAAATGCATATACACAAAGTGCCCAACATTTGattcttggatttgggagATAATGGAATGTTCCGCATGCACTTCCCGCTTTTGGGATCAACCGGTAACAACATGTACCTGGGTGACTCCCAAATGGCTCAGCTCTACGACTTGGCGTTTCATCCAGCAGCTCTTCAAACCCTCCCGGAGGATTTAGTACGAGAATGGCCTGGCACCTATGAGGACAAGAAGTTCAGAAGTCAAAGCCACAAGTCCAAGCAAAAAGAGTATCAAAACCAGCAAGGCGAGAGTCAAGACATGCGTGGAGGCGTGGCGCAGCAAACTGGTCAAGACATTCATGTCAAGTATATTCAGGATTGGTTGGATTGCGCCAGAGCCATGATCCAGGAGACTGAGAAGCTGCGCTGGGCCAGGTACTTTTTCTTGTCCTACAAGCTCAGAGGAGTGAAGAATCGGGAGTGCAGCGTTCATCCCCCTCCAGAGGTCCCCCCCGTGACTGTGCTTAATGAGCCTACGGGTGATGATGAAGGTATGCATGAATAGCTATCAGAGTCCCATTTGCTCACTAACAAAGCTTACATGGTCTCCAGATGTTGAAATTGAGGTTGATCAAGAAAGCCCAAGGGTGAAAGCTGTCGAAGGTATACTCAGCCATTTCAATACCACTCTATTTGAGCCTGGTATGTGGTTCATCAACATTGCCACCCGGATCACCATCTCGCCAAATCCGGACGATCCATCGGAGTGTACCTTTGCGGATGCGGATATGCACTCCCTTCTATTTCAACACTATACCGGCTTAGCATTTGAAAGCTGTGAAGAGCTTGTTAGCGGTCAAGGAAATCATTACCAGAAGGACAAAGTTGCCCACTTGAACGCCCTTGCTGGCGGTCGCTTGACCATCCCCCGTAGGCTAGCAGGAGACACCGGTATCACTTATGCGCAAATCTACACCACCAACAAAAGCAATACCTACAACATTGCGCTAGCTCAGAACGCACAGCGAACCAGCGCCATCCAAATGCTTGAGTCATGGGATCAAGAGCTCAGCACGCATATCAACGGGTTGATGTCTAGCTTTGAGAACTCAGCTTGCAACCATGGTGTAGCCTTACGTATTGAGACTTGTGTAGAGTATGAGAGCTATCCCACCTGTCATTTGAGAATACCGGATGAGCTGCTCCGGAGGTGTGTCTATGTTTTAGACCGTGATGTGTTCTGGTAAGCACGTATTCTGCTCATCCCTGTGGAAGTAATACTCATCTGTTGGCAGGCACTGGAAACGTTGCCGGCTTGCGTCCATGAAAAGCGTTATGTGCCAATGGATGGACGCTCGGCGTACGTTTACCCTCAACCGGCTTGCCGTGGCTGGGACATTGCTCATCATCATGGAATACATGATGAATGCACTGGTGAACCGTCCAGCCTCTGGGGGGACTTGGGACCAGGTTCATGATGCAGCCTGCGTTAAAGAAATGAGGGGAAACAAATTGGTTCCCACGCGTAAGCTGGGCGCCCTGTTTCTCCCCAAGATTCATTTTGAGAAAAACAAACAGCCGCGTGTTTCTAGGCAGCGAGTTCTTGACCAGGCAATCATTCTCTACTTACTTGGGCCTCAAGGTCAATCGTTGAGCAGTATCATGGCTTTCAACAAGATTGTGGGAGTGAATCTCCAAAAGCGACCGCGCGATGAAGACCCTTGCCCTTGGGAAAGCGGCGCGCAGAATTCAAGCGCGGCTCCAATATCAAACAAGCAGAGACTAGTTACGATCCGGAGTACCCATGACACAGCAAACCCGCTTGCTGGTCCCGATTATGCTCAAGATCAGGATACGTACtcatcagaagaagaagatcaGGCAGAGCAAGAGAGCGCTTCACCGTTCAAGAATATGCTTTGGGACATTATCAGCAATTATCCAATCCAGATCATGAACAAGGCTCCTAACCGCTCACAAGCGCGTGAGTCTTGGTGCCGACTTGGCAGCGACGAGCTTGCTGGAGTAACGCATGACTTCTTCACCAGCATGGAGAATCTCACAAGAGCGTTTGAATCGTACTACTTGTTTCCTGCTGATCtcagcaagtgggatgcCACCGTGGCTCATCTGTTTCCGCTCATTCAAGGCAGCACCGGGAACCTTGAAAGGCGACAAGGTGTTTCGAATTTGGGAGTGGTGGTTGAGTTTTGCACCATGCAGCTAGCCCTTCCTGAGTCAAGTCGAGCGCAGATGGTTCAAGACGCTAGACGATATGTCTCAGCACACTGGGCTTGGTTACCCATAGGCACAGGCAAGAACCACTTGTGGTCAACCGGGGTCAGCAACGTGCCTAAATCTGCGCAACAAGTAGGACCATTGAAAGGAGGGCCTTGGATGATTTGCAACCCTAGGTTAATTCGCGCTGGTGATCACTAATGTAATACCCTCATATTGGTGGTAGTGCGTGGAAGCCTTTTTGTTCTTCATGATAACAGGCCCAGCTGACTCGTAGCCCAGACATGTAGCTAAAGTGTCATGATTACACTTGATACACCAGCCGTTCATTGATATGATCTTTGACTGCTTGAACTCAGTCATTGCTTGTTCAAAATACCCTACTCCGTTTGAGACAATATTATTTATCTTCAAACCAGGATTAAGACTTTGAGTTGTAGACGCTTTATGATATTTAGTTTACACTTGGGTTGGTTTTGTACTAGTTTAGTAGCTCATTAAGTGAGCCAGTACCACAGGGGATGGTGTATGACTTACGCAAAACAACAGGCTAAAACCCTATCATAATGGGCAATGCTTTATTGTATCAATCTTTCACGCATTGGGCTCACTACTAGTGGTTTCATCAACTCTGTAAACTTCTGCCATTTACGTGTGAAAGATTTGTTGAGCATTTCTTTTACAAGACCCCAGATTCTAAGCAGCAACATAGGTGATTTCATGATATCCCAATCAGAAAGTGATAGCGTCAGCATATGAGAAAATTATGAACGTATCATAAACAGAAAATTCATGTATTCATATCCAACCTTTTATGACTCTGGAAGGTTATATGCAGCAACACGCAATTGGAAGGACCAGGGCTATAATGGGAGGTGCCCCTAGTATTGCCCGTATGTTTGTCAGTAGTACATTTATGTGGCTCATCTTCAACATAGAAAGCAACGTTTTATTCCTCAATAAACAATTAGACATTTGGAGAAAGCCATCATTCTCTTGTAGCTCACATAAAGCACTTGCTGATAAAACAAAGCCTCAAAACAACAAGTCGGGTACATGCAAAGGCTCTATTGTCTTTTATACCGACTCATAAGGTCTTGCGCAGGACAGTGTAGACCGCCAAATACATCTCAGAATATTCATTTATAGTTTCTATTGACTGATACAGATAACCCTTACCCATTTTTGACTCCAATACCCAACCGGTCTAAAGCGCTTATTGGTCATAGCACAGTATCTTCCATTATCGGCCATGGCAGAAAGATAATGATGGTTAATCAACCAACAGTTGACACCccaataccaccaatatgtaTTGGGAAAAGCTCCCTGATGAAAAATCCTGAGGAGGGAAGTGGGTTACACGTCTGAGAAAATTACTCACGACCAACAATTAGTTTCTGACGGTCCCGCTATTCCAGGTGGCTCTTAGCCTTAGCGCGTACTCCGCATTTTTCAGTCATTATACTTATCACTTGGGTTAACCAAATTTGTTGCCAGGAGCTTTCCCAAGACTGGATTCACCGAAATGAAGCAAGttgacttggacattgtGGGATGGACTTCAAGGCTTAAAGCAGGCTGGTCATTTCAAAACGGGCAACTACTCATTTACTTACTATGATGACATGTATGTACTCTCCGATCTATGACATTATATTTGTAGCCTACCATATGTTTGATAAATTTCAGCTATGTGGATTGCTTTTTTCCGCAACAGGATGTAATAGATATATATTCATGTAGGACCGTTTTATATCAAAACAAGTCCTCAAAAttcacaaaaaaaaaacagaatATACAAGAAAATAGCTCCTTATTGCCTTCCCGTCGTATTGTCCATATTGAACTCACATGTATCTGGGACTGACTGTGCATAAAGCGAGGAGCCGGCAGGGGGAATAGGTGCTGAAACTGAAGTGACAGTCGCAGGCACAGAGGCGTTCGTAGACGCAGGGGGAGGGGTTGGGGGTGGTGTGCCGGCGGGCACAGAAGCTGAAGACACAGCGGTCGAGGGAGGCTCAAGAGAAGGGGGCGCGGGACCGGCGGGAGATGCAGGAAGAATGGGAGATGGCGGCGCAGGCGCAGGCGCCGGtccaggagcaggagcgggagtgggagccggagccggagccggagtcggagcgggagcgggagcaggagcaggagcaggagcaggagcaggagcaggagcaggagcaggagcaggagcaggagcaggagcaggagcaggagcaggagcaggagcaggagcaggagcaggagcaggagcaggagcaggagcaggagcaggagcaggagcaggagcaggagcaggagcaggagcaggagcaggagttggagcaggagcaggagcaggagaaGGAGCAGGAGAAGGAGCAGCAgcggagccggagccggagcaggagcaggagcggagcaggagcaggagccggagcaggagcaggagtaggagcaggagaaggagaaggagcaggagccgggGCTGGAGGAGGGGTTGGGGCTGAGGCGGGAGTTGGAGTTGGAGCCGGAGGGGAGGCCGGAGCCAGAGAAGAAGCCGGATCCTGGGATGGCGCAGGCGGAGACGTACAAGCCGGCGCGGCAACAAGAGAAGGCACGGGAGCAAGGGGAAGtgcgggagcaggagtgaGGATAGACCCCAAAGTTTCTGGAGGCGCAGAGACTGGGGAAGGCGCCGGATTAGAGAGAGGCACAGGAGGAGGAGTAAGCTCAGGCCCTGGAGTAGGTGTACGCGCAAATTGCGCGGGGGCAGGCAATGCTTTACGCGAAGGAGAAGCTTTCAATCCGTTAGTTTATAGTTCTCAACGCTTTGCCAAATTTGACTCACCCGCTTCCGGGTCAGGAATTTTCTTGGAGGAAGTAGCTTTGCCAGGCGGACTTGACATGGCAACTTTGATTAAAACGTTAGTATCAAATAATATAAAATTGTTAAATATGCTAAGATATAAGCAAATAACTTACCGTCCTTGCCTTTGTCTTCTCCT
Proteins encoded:
- a CDS encoding DEAD (Asp-Glu-Ala-Asp) box polypeptide 58, encoding MSSRYSSPNYTEDKATFETDKREQIDKNLPKIKLVTLREWLAIWLCLDRESTPELRDAFGLCSHFYDPESRRLRRAQITFNDCRPLNNQTVHQLADVDSMIGVVPRNMPLIPVPTLKTVKYYMMRSKSYTLTSDLHIGPVKVLMDDRTLLYDLAFHPAALQTLPEDLVREWPGTYEDKKFRSQSHKSKQKEYQNQQGESQDMRGGVAQQTGQDIHVKYIQDWLDCARAMIQETEKLRWARYFFLSYKLRGVKNRECSVHPPPEVPPVTVLNEPTGDDEDVEIEVDQESPRVKAVEGILSHFNTTLFEPGMWFINIATRITISPNPDDPSECTFADADMHSLLFQHYTGLAFESCEELVSGQGNHYQKDKVAHLNALAGGRLTIPRRLAGDTGITYAQIYTTNKSNTYNIALAQNAQRTSAIQMLESWDQELSTHINGLMSSFENSACNHGVALRIETCVEYESYPTCHLRIPDELLRRCVYVLDRDVFWHWKRCRLASMKSVMCQWMDARRTFTLNRLAVAGTLLIIMEYMMNALVNRPASGGTWDQVHDAACVKEMRGNKLVPTRKLGALFLPKIHFEKNKQPRVSRQRVLDQAIILYLLGPQGQSLSSIMAFNKIVGVNLQKRPRDEDPCPWESGAQNSSAAPISNKQRLVTIRSTHDTANPLAGPDYAQDQDTYSSEEEDQAEQESASPFKNMLWDIISNYPIQIMNKAPNRSQARESWCRLGSDELAGVTHDFFTSMENLTRAFESYYLFPADLSKWDATVAHLFPLIQGSTGNLERRQGVSNLGVVVEFCTMQLALPESSRAQMVQDARRYVSAHWAWLPIGTGKNHLWSTGVSNVPKSAQQVGPLKGGPWMICNPRLIRAGDH